A part of Oncorhynchus clarkii lewisi isolate Uvic-CL-2024 chromosome 17, UVic_Ocla_1.0, whole genome shotgun sequence genomic DNA contains:
- the LOC139371230 gene encoding dolichyl-diphosphooligosaccharide--protein glycosyltransferase subunit 1-like → MARSIPFCTVPTCLLLITGLCYRVVADGLVNEEVKRTVDLSTHIAKITAEILLLNQGDSAVHSFILAVEPELAPNLAYIGASVKGDEEEDGILELKQTMIQGQSGEFYKVQLPSSLAVGAKLRVKVETVLSHILRPFPTHITQAERQLVVFQGNHYLYSPYPTRSQTTRVRLASKTVESYTKLGNPSKSDEAIEYGPFRDVAPFSEDALKVHYENNTPFLTISSITRIIEVSHWGNIAVEETIDMRHTGAFLKGPFSRYDYQRQSDSGISSVKSFKTILPASAQDVYYRDEIGNISTSHLQILEDSVEVEVRPRFPLFGGWKTHYIIGYNLPSYEYLYTLGDQYALKMRLVDHVYDDQVIDSFTVKLILPEGARNIHVETPYPIDRIPDQLHYTYLDTFGRPVLVASKNNLVEQHIQDVVVHYTFNKVLMLQEPLLVVLAFYILFFTVIIYVRLDFSITKDPAAEVRMKVSSITEQVLTLVNKRLGLYRHMDEVVNRYKQSRDTGALNSGRKILEADHRTLTNDISSLQARLKAEGSDLADKVGEVQKLDGQVKELVCRSWQEAERLVAGKVKKEAYIDNEKTLSSKRLELVTRIDSLLDTL, encoded by the exons ATGGCGCGAAGCATACCTTTCTGCACAGTTCCCACTTGTCTGCTCCTTATCACCGGACTGTGTTATCGAGTAGTTGCCGACGGGCTGGTGAACGAGGAGGTGAAACGAACAGTGGACCTGAGCACGCACATTGCTAAGATAACAGCAGAGATTCTTCTGTTAAATCAGGGAGACTCGGCGGTACATAGCTTTATATTGGCAGTAGAGCCCGAATTGGCCCCCAACCTTGCGTACATCGGAGCATCG GTGAAgggtgatgaagaggaggatggcatACTTGAGCTCAAGCAGACAATGATCCAAGGCCAAAG TGGGGAGTTCTACAAGGTGCAGTTACCCTCTAGTCTGGCCGTTGGCGCAAAGCTGCGAGTGAAGGTGGAGACAGTCCTGAGCCACATTCTGAGGCCCTTTCCCACCCACATCACCCAGGCTGAGCGTCAGCTGGTGGTGTTCCAGGGCAACCACTACCTGTACTCTCCATACCCCACCCGCAGCCAGACCACCCGTGTCCGCCTTGCCTCTAAGACTGTGGAGAGCTACACCAAGCTGGGCAACCCCAGCAAGAGTGATGAGGCCATTGAGTACGGCCCCTTCCGTGATGTCGCCCCATTCAGTGAG GATGCCCTGAAGGTCCATTATGAGAACAACACCCCCTTCCTCACCATTAGCAGCATCACCCGCATCATTGAAGTTTCTCATTGGGGAAACATTGCTGTGGAAGAGACAATTGACATGAGGCACACAGGGGCATTCCTGAAAGGGCCTTTCTCCCGTTATGACTACCAGCGCCAGTCTGACAGTGGCATCTCATCAGTCAAATCCTTTAAG ACCATCCTTCCTGCCTCAGCCCAGGATGTGTACTACCGGGATGAGATCGGCAACATCTCCACCTCCCACCTCCAGATTCTGGAAGactctgtggaggtggaggttagGCCCCGATTCCCCCTGTTTGGTGGCTGGAAAACCCACTACATTATCGGCTACAATCTGCCCAGCTACGAGTACCTCTACACCCTGG GGGATCAGTACGCTCTGAAGATGAGGCTGGTTGACCATGTATATGATGACCAGGTCATCGACTCCTTCACTGTTAAACTCATACTGCCAGAAGGCGCCAG GAACATCCATGTGGAAACCCCCTACCCCATTGACCGTATTCCAGACCAGCTGCACTACACTTACCTAGACACCTTTGGCCGTCCCGTGCTGGTGGCGTCTAAAAACAACCTGGTGGAGCAGCACATCCAGGACGTAGTG GTGCATTATACCTTCAATAAGGTCCTGATGCTGCAGGAGCCCCTGTTGGTGGTGTTGGCATTCTACATCCTCTTCTTCACTGTCATCATCTATGTGCGCCTGGACTTCTCCATTACTAAG GACCCTGCTGCAGAGGTTCGTATGAAGGTGTCCTCCATCACAGAGCAGGTCCTGACCCTGGTCAACAAGCGTTTAGGGCTGTACCGCCACATGGACGAGGTGGTGAATCGCTATAAGCAATCTCGAGACACAGGGGCCCTGAACAGCGGCCGCAAGATCCTGGAGGCCGACCACCGCACCCTCACCAACGACATCAGCTCCCTGCAGGCCCGCCTCAAAGCAGAGGGCTCTGACCTTGcagataag GTGGGTGAGGTGCAGAAGCTGGACGGCCAGGTGAAGGAGCTGGTGTGTCGCTCTTGGCAGGAGGCTGAGCGCCTGGTGGCAGGCAAGGTTAAGAAGGAGGCCTACATCGACAACGAGAAGACCCTCTCTAGCAAGAGACTGGAGCTGGTGACCCGCATCGACAGTCTGCTGGACACCCTGTAA